A region of Candidatus Hydrogenedens sp. DNA encodes the following proteins:
- a CDS encoding NAD-dependent epimerase/dehydratase family protein, which produces MSIAIITGSGGLVGSASVQRFAKEKFDIVGIDNDSRAYFFGKEASTRWSVEYLQNTYPNYKHYNIDIRSYEELEKIFQNYQKDISIIIHTAAQPSHDWAAKEPFTDFGINALGTLNLLELTRRYVPDAVFIFTSTNKVYGDLPNFLPLIECETRWEVEPSHPWAEHGIDETMSIDQSQHSIFGASKVSADVMTQEYGRYFGMKTTIFRGGCLTGPQHSGAELHGFLAYLMKCAMTGRDYHIFGYKGKQVRDNIHANDLVECFWEVFNDPRCAEVYNIGGSRFSNCSLIEAIEMSESIVGKKMNYTYIDQPRRGDHIWWISDVRKFQKHYPKWQLTYNVPKILEEIYYGLKGRL; this is translated from the coding sequence ATGAGTATAGCCATTATTACCGGTTCCGGTGGACTCGTCGGTTCCGCATCCGTTCAACGTTTTGCAAAAGAAAAATTCGATATTGTGGGTATCGACAACGATTCCCGTGCGTATTTCTTCGGGAAAGAAGCCAGTACTCGTTGGTCTGTCGAATACTTACAAAACACATACCCAAATTACAAGCATTACAATATCGACATTCGTAGTTATGAAGAATTAGAAAAAATATTTCAAAACTACCAAAAAGACATCTCAATTATTATTCATACCGCAGCACAACCCAGCCACGATTGGGCTGCAAAAGAACCATTTACTGATTTTGGAATAAACGCATTAGGAACACTTAATTTGTTGGAATTGACACGCCGATATGTTCCTGATGCTGTCTTTATCTTTACCTCTACAAACAAAGTATACGGGGACCTACCAAACTTTCTCCCTCTTATTGAATGTGAAACACGCTGGGAAGTCGAACCATCTCACCCATGGGCAGAACATGGAATTGACGAAACAATGAGTATTGACCAGAGCCAACACTCCATTTTTGGTGCCTCCAAAGTTTCAGCAGATGTTATGACTCAAGAATATGGCAGATATTTTGGAATGAAAACAACAATCTTTCGTGGAGGTTGCCTCACAGGACCACAACATTCAGGTGCAGAATTACATGGCTTCCTTGCTTATCTAATGAAATGTGCCATGACAGGTAGAGACTACCACATCTTCGGATATAAAGGAAAGCAAGTCCGTGATAATATTCATGCAAACGACTTGGTCGAATGTTTTTGGGAAGTATTTAATGATCCTCGTTGTGCCGAAGTATACAACATCGGAGGAAGTAGATTTAGTAATTGTTCTTTAATAGAAGCGATAGAAATGAGTGAAAGCATTGTCGGCAAGAAAATGAACTATACATATATAGACCAACCTCGTAGAGGAGACCATATCTGGTGGATAAGTGATGTCCGCAAATTTCAAAAACATTATCCCAAATGGCAATTAACATATAATGTCCCAAAAATTTTAGAGGAGATTTACTATGGCCTCAAAGGCCGACTCTAA
- a CDS encoding glycosyltransferase family 2 protein encodes MASKADSNVIPVPKNTLLYSILIPAHNEEKNIAFTVEELIQELRNEQIPFEIVIVNDNSQDNTQKVVEELKTQYPEVVLVNNPLPNGLGRAIRTGLKNVKGDVIAIVMADRSDDPKDIVRCYRKIEEGYDCVFGSRFRKESIVSHYPKIKLIANRIVNKFLQILFLTHFNDLTNAFKVYRRHVIENISPLQSAHFNITIEMSLSSLIRKYKIAEIPISWYGRTWGQSKLKLREMGRRYLCTMLMVWFERLLILDDIITEKNHQINQNKKDN; translated from the coding sequence ATGGCCTCAAAGGCCGACTCTAATGTAATACCCGTCCCCAAAAATACACTTCTTTATTCAATTCTTATTCCTGCTCACAATGAAGAGAAAAACATCGCATTTACAGTGGAAGAATTAATTCAAGAATTACGGAACGAACAAATTCCTTTTGAAATTGTTATCGTTAACGATAATAGTCAGGATAATACACAGAAAGTTGTAGAAGAACTAAAAACACAATACCCAGAAGTCGTATTAGTAAACAATCCTCTGCCTAATGGTCTGGGTAGAGCCATACGCACAGGCTTAAAGAATGTTAAAGGAGATGTAATCGCAATTGTAATGGCAGACCGTTCAGATGACCCTAAAGATATTGTCCGTTGTTATCGCAAAATTGAAGAAGGCTACGACTGCGTATTTGGCTCCCGTTTCAGAAAAGAAAGCATTGTTAGCCACTACCCAAAAATAAAACTAATTGCAAATCGTATTGTAAATAAATTCTTACAAATCCTTTTCCTAACCCATTTCAATGACCTAACAAACGCATTTAAAGTTTACCGACGACATGTTATCGAAAATATTAGTCCATTACAGTCAGCTCATTTCAATATCACCATCGAAATGTCGCTATCCTCTTTAATCCGTAAATATAAAATTGCCGAAATCCCTATTTCTTGGTATGGGAGAACATGGGGACAATCGAAACTCAAACTTCGAGAAATGGGAAGAAGATATTTATGCACTATGTTAATGGTTTGGTTCGAACGACTTTTGATCTTGGACGACATCATAACTGAAAAAAATCATCAAATAAATCAAAACAAAAAAGATAATTAA
- the nagB gene encoding glucosamine-6-phosphate deaminase — protein sequence MQVIVQPTSHDAVNLVAYIIAERLREKPHSVLGLATGRTMIPLYGRLVEMHQKENLDFSLAVTFNLDEYIGIAPEHPGSYHYFMRYHFFQHINIDPRNTHIPNGMASDIKKECIEYEGKIRDYGGIDLQILSIGESGHIGFNEPLSSMFSRTREKALSPRTIEQNKHLFPNPDEMPKRAITMGVGTILEADQCIVLVIGKHKSKILAKAVEGPFTAMISATALQLHPNCVVVADEEAGSELTQKEYYRWIFENEPEWESYRVLMRRKER from the coding sequence ATGCAGGTTATTGTTCAACCGACTTCTCATGATGCTGTCAATCTTGTTGCCTATATTATCGCAGAAAGGTTAAGGGAAAAACCACATTCTGTTTTGGGATTGGCTACAGGTAGGACAATGATACCTCTCTATGGTCGTCTTGTGGAGATGCATCAGAAAGAGAATTTGGACTTTTCATTAGCAGTGACGTTTAATTTGGATGAATATATAGGGATAGCACCGGAACATCCGGGGTCATATCATTATTTTATGCGGTATCATTTTTTTCAACATATTAATATTGACCCGCGGAATACTCATATTCCAAATGGGATGGCATCGGATATTAAGAAGGAATGTATTGAGTATGAGGGAAAAATACGAGACTATGGAGGGATTGATTTGCAGATATTAAGTATAGGTGAATCGGGACATATTGGATTTAATGAGCCTTTATCTTCTATGTTTTCGCGGACTCGAGAAAAGGCTCTTTCACCGAGGACAATTGAACAAAATAAGCATCTTTTTCCTAATCCTGATGAGATGCCAAAACGGGCTATAACGATGGGCGTTGGGACTATTCTTGAGGCGGACCAATGTATTGTGTTGGTTATAGGTAAGCATAAAAGTAAGATATTGGCTAAAGCAGTGGAGGGTCCTTTTACTGCTATGATTTCAGCAACTGCTTTACAATTACACCCTAATTGTGTTGTTGTCGCTGATGAGGAAGCAGGTTCGGAATTGACACAGAAAGAGTACTATCGTTGGATTTTTGAGAATGAACCTGAGTGGGAGTCCTATCGTGTTTTGATGAGGCGGAAGGAACGTTAA
- a CDS encoding hemolysin III family protein has translation MKKVYTTVEEVFHALTHGLGAGLSVAGLIIMLVLAVQKGDPWILASVLVYGNALILLYLSSTLYHSFPQGKLKQFFQFMDHACIYVLIAGTYTPFLLVFMRGIWGWTLFTALWVLTILGFIFKIFFIGKWNRLATVIYVLMGWIAIIALKPAIEMIPFGALILMLIGGILYTGGVAFYLWERLPFHHVIWHLFVLSASIIHFICVYIYILSSNVS, from the coding sequence ATGAAAAAAGTATATACTACCGTTGAAGAAGTATTCCACGCATTAACACATGGATTAGGTGCCGGACTGAGTGTTGCCGGCCTTATAATCATGTTAGTTCTCGCCGTCCAAAAAGGAGACCCATGGATACTCGCGAGTGTACTTGTTTATGGAAATGCCCTAATCCTTCTCTATTTAAGCTCAACATTATATCATTCATTCCCACAAGGCAAATTGAAACAATTCTTCCAATTTATGGACCACGCCTGCATTTACGTGCTTATCGCAGGGACATATACACCTTTTCTGCTTGTATTTATGCGCGGCATTTGGGGATGGACTCTTTTCACCGCATTATGGGTTTTAACCATTCTCGGCTTCATCTTTAAAATATTTTTTATCGGCAAATGGAACCGACTCGCTACGGTTATTTATGTTTTAATGGGTTGGATAGCAATCATAGCATTAAAACCTGCAATTGAAATGATTCCCTTCGGAGCATTAATCCTTATGCTTATAGGTGGTATTCTTTATACAGGCGGTGTTGCATTCTACCTTTGGGAACGATTACCTTTCCACCATGTAATATGGCACTTATTTGTATTAAGTGCCAGCATAATCCATTTCATTTGTGTCTATATTTACATTCTTTCTTCTAATGTTTCCTAA
- a CDS encoding amino acid aminotransferase: MLEKFTMAPPDPILGLTEAFLKDPNSEKINLGVGVYKDNFNKTPIFNTVKKAEAILLEKEQTKSYLPISGLPDFCNEVQKLVLGADNLLIQNKRVATVQTAGGTSALRIFADLIRMNIGSKKIWISKPTWENHAKIFQSAGFLVETYPYYNPETHGLAWERMLDTIKQIPEGDILLLHGCCHNPTGIDLNKNQWKEIALILKERNILPLIDFAYQGLGDGLEEDALGVRIVADVVPEVFICSSFSKNFGLYNERCGALIVVCSDSDTTQKVLSQIKVVIRTNYSNPPAHGAYIVHTILSSEELRKEWEQEVKEMCVRIKTMRKLLVDKLKEKGVNQDFGFIERQKGMFSFSGLTEEQVLRLREKFSIYIVNSGRINVAGITTNNIDRLVEAIYSVI, translated from the coding sequence ATGTTAGAAAAATTTACAATGGCACCGCCTGATCCTATTCTTGGATTAACTGAGGCTTTTTTGAAAGACCCAAATTCAGAAAAAATTAATTTGGGGGTCGGAGTTTATAAGGACAATTTTAATAAAACTCCGATTTTCAATACGGTGAAGAAGGCAGAGGCTATTTTGTTGGAAAAAGAGCAGACGAAATCATACCTTCCTATTTCGGGTCTCCCTGATTTTTGTAATGAGGTGCAGAAATTAGTTCTTGGGGCTGATAATCTGCTTATTCAAAATAAACGTGTTGCTACGGTTCAGACCGCAGGAGGGACTTCAGCACTTCGTATTTTTGCAGATTTAATTCGAATGAATATTGGTTCTAAAAAGATCTGGATTAGTAAACCGACGTGGGAAAATCATGCGAAGATATTCCAATCTGCGGGATTTTTAGTTGAGACTTATCCTTATTATAATCCTGAGACTCATGGTCTTGCATGGGAACGCATGTTAGATACAATAAAACAGATACCAGAAGGTGATATTTTACTGTTACATGGTTGCTGTCATAACCCGACGGGAATCGATTTAAATAAGAATCAATGGAAGGAAATTGCACTAATATTGAAGGAGCGTAATATTTTACCTTTGATTGATTTTGCTTATCAGGGTTTAGGTGATGGTTTGGAGGAGGATGCTTTGGGTGTCAGGATAGTTGCTGATGTTGTTCCTGAGGTGTTTATTTGTAGTTCCTTCTCTAAAAATTTTGGATTATATAATGAGAGATGTGGTGCTTTAATAGTAGTCTGTAGCGATTCAGATACAACTCAAAAGGTGTTAAGTCAAATCAAGGTTGTTATTCGCACTAATTACTCAAATCCTCCAGCCCATGGTGCATATATTGTACATACCATTCTTAGTTCTGAAGAACTTCGCAAAGAATGGGAGCAGGAAGTGAAGGAAATGTGTGTTCGGATTAAGACGATGCGAAAATTGCTTGTTGACAAATTAAAGGAGAAGGGGGTAAACCAAGATTTTGGTTTTATTGAGAGACAAAAGGGAATGTTCTCTTTTTCAGGTTTGACGGAGGAACAGGTATTACGTTTACGGGAAAAATTTTCAATTTATATTGTAAATTCGGGTCGTATTAATGTTGCCGGGATAACCACCAATAATATTGACCGATTGGTAGAGGCAATATATAGTGTAATTTAG
- a CDS encoding peptidylprolyl isomerase, whose translation MDEMMYKEDVPQEEPKDWTKYIWGGIILLVVVMIVFIWLAGQIKPKTSYVRAKHILIKFNPNDPADRQRALQLTTELKERIIKGESFEKLAREYSNDPASARRGGDLGYYERRSFEPNFEDYVWSAPIGQLSDIIETKYGFHLIIVTDRHLTDVDRYELELDEKARKSVMQEKN comes from the coding sequence ATGGATGAGATGATGTATAAAGAAGACGTTCCACAAGAAGAACCGAAAGATTGGACAAAGTATATCTGGGGGGGAATTATTTTACTTGTTGTCGTTATGATTGTTTTTATCTGGTTGGCAGGTCAGATAAAACCGAAAACCTCTTATGTCCGTGCAAAACATATTCTTATTAAATTTAACCCTAATGACCCCGCAGACCGTCAACGGGCATTACAATTAACGACAGAATTAAAAGAACGGATTATAAAGGGGGAATCATTTGAAAAACTTGCGAGAGAGTATTCTAATGACCCAGCAAGTGCACGAAGAGGAGGTGATTTGGGCTATTATGAGAGGCGTTCATTTGAACCGAATTTTGAAGATTATGTGTGGTCTGCACCTATTGGACAGTTAAGTGATATTATTGAGACCAAATATGGTTTTCACTTAATTATTGTTACAGACAGGCATTTAACAGATGTGGATCGCTACGAATTAGAGTTAGATGAAAAAGCCCGGAAAAGTGTTATGCAGGAAAAGAATTAA
- a CDS encoding type II secretion system F family protein, which translates to MSFGKFILNYKMMSILCRQLASAYEGGIPIIQALQIVGDGFPSRRVKLILYHCADDLIHGKTLSDALKQREVFPDLFIQLVSAGERSGRLDVILRDLSVYYEDLWKMKRSTLASLTYPIIQLILGWFLGTFALGIVKQISFERSFSLDAYFTSYISFQIKVCILFFLFFMVVMYFKNTKYFQNVIYSIFRYVWPFSFIIHKFSLTRFFKSFALLYASGIPITDALLQSSELLPSSQYQQDVIMAVHLIRNGSTLEKAFKSLPWVGRLGQEMVAVGEQSGKLDESLQKVAEYFLSDAQQALRVASKVFNILILLLVGAVIGFIVISFYARLYGNMLNQLGI; encoded by the coding sequence ATGAGTTTTGGAAAGTTTATATTAAATTATAAAATGATGTCAATTTTATGTAGACAGCTTGCTTCTGCATACGAAGGTGGCATTCCTATTATTCAGGCTTTACAAATTGTGGGGGATGGTTTTCCTTCTCGTAGAGTTAAATTGATACTTTATCATTGTGCAGATGATTTAATTCATGGGAAAACGTTAAGTGACGCATTAAAACAGAGGGAGGTTTTCCCTGATTTGTTTATTCAATTGGTCTCAGCAGGAGAACGTTCAGGTCGTCTTGATGTTATATTGCGTGATTTAAGTGTTTATTATGAAGACCTGTGGAAGATGAAGCGCTCAACATTGGCTTCGCTTACGTATCCTATTATTCAGCTTATATTAGGTTGGTTTCTCGGGACTTTTGCATTAGGAATTGTTAAACAAATCAGTTTTGAAAGGTCGTTTTCATTAGATGCTTATTTTACATCTTATATTTCATTTCAGATAAAGGTGTGTATTTTGTTCTTTTTGTTTTTTATGGTTGTAATGTATTTTAAGAATACAAAATATTTTCAGAATGTTATATATAGTATATTTCGATATGTCTGGCCATTCAGTTTTATCATTCATAAGTTTTCATTAACGCGTTTTTTCAAATCATTTGCTCTTTTATATGCGAGTGGTATACCGATTACTGATGCACTATTACAATCTTCTGAGTTATTACCAAGTTCTCAATATCAACAAGATGTTATTATGGCGGTTCATCTTATTCGCAATGGATCCACGCTCGAAAAAGCATTTAAGTCTCTTCCATGGGTAGGGCGATTGGGTCAAGAAATGGTTGCAGTAGGGGAACAATCAGGGAAATTGGACGAATCGTTACAGAAGGTTGCAGAATATTTTTTGTCAGATGCTCAGCAAGCTTTACGAGTTGCATCGAAAGTGTTTAACATATTAATCTTATTGCTTGTTGGGGCAGTTATTGGATTTATCGTAATTAGTTTCTATGCCCGTCTATATGGCAACATGCTAAATCAATTAGGAATTTAA